The following is a genomic window from Halichoerus grypus chromosome 5, mHalGry1.hap1.1, whole genome shotgun sequence.
AACGTGAAGACACACCTGCAGTTCTGCCACATGCTCTCCCAGGAAGCACTTTATTCACGATGGCCTTTCCAGGGTGGAATTTTCTAGCGGGTAACATTAATGTCACCGAGGCTCTACTTAGGCCACTAACCAGAAGTGAATGCCTCCTTCACCCATAAATAGCATCTTATGTCGGAGTGCCAGGCATGGGACACTGAAACTTCCAGGGCAAACCAAAGGAAGTTGGTCAGGGATTAAAAAGAACCAACTTTCAAAGCTGGTTCCAAAATGATAAGGTACACATCAATCATACCTCTAATGGCATGCAATCTATCATGGATGGGCATGAACTTTgcagacagacctggatttaaTCCCTGTTCTGTCACCTAGTTCTGTAACATAGTTCTCATTTACCATCCGCGAGCACTGACTCACCAAGGCCCAGGCACTGCCGGGTACATGACGTATACCGTCTCATTTGATCTGCACAGTAAGCCTTTGAGGTACAGAGCACTTTGTATTAGTcccatttatagatgaaaaactgaggttcagaagtTAATtaacttacccaaagtcataTAGATAAATGGCAAaggctggatttgaatccaggtctatTTGACTACAAAGTTGAAGGCTTTTTACAGTATACCACAATGTCTCTTGACCTTGGACCCAGTCATTTAACTCTTCTGAatttttccttcatctgtaaaatgggatatgAAACTTGGAAGGTGTATGAGGTTAAATGAGAATTTCAATGTGCAAATGCCCGGCAGACAGTAAGCACTTgttaattttccttcccttcttctgtcATCTCACTTCATATCTGCCTTCCTCctgtctttttaaatgttttataataactGTCAAACATATACAAAACCAGAATAATATAGTGAATCACCTGGCTTCAACTGTTAACTCACAGCCACTCTTGTTTCATTGTACCTCCATCTCctactggattattttaaaggGAGTCCCACATATTCTATcattacatctaaaaaaaaaaaaaaaaaaaagctcttaaaaaaaaaaggaataatctaATTGTCACACCTAAATAATAATTGCTTAATGTCATCAAATATccaagccagtgctcatttaagTTTCCCCAGTTATCTCAAATGTTTGCTCCCCAACTTGATTCAGAATATAAATAAGGTCCCATGCAATGCACCGACTCACATCTCTTAATGTCTCTGAAGTCTCTTATAGTCTACTCCTGCGTCTTGATGTAACTTTTGGCACCCATTTAAACCACCAAATCTCACTGAAGGGTCTAGAAAACCTTGCAGTCAGGCAAACCTTAAGGAAAAGTTATCTGACTTGATTTAAATGGGACGGAACCCCTACCTCAACTGGGCATGCCTCTCAACCCATCCCACACTCCCTTTTTTAAGGGCACATGAGGGTTTGAAGGAAAGAACCCTAGGTTTAACAATACAGATTCTAGTCCTGGTTCTATCACCAATTAGTTGTAGAACTTTGGGTAAGACCCTTTACCTTTCTTGGCCTTGGCTATGGAAAGTTTAATGTCAATTCCAAGCTTTTTTCTCTAGCTACCTGAACCAATTAGACCGGATTACAGCCCCTGACTACCTCCCTAATGAGCAAGACGTGCTTCGATCCAGAGTCAAAACCACAGGCATCATTGAGACCAAGTTTTCAGTCAAAGACTTGAACTTCAGGTGAGTACACGGTTCCCTGGGgcaccacatatacacacatggtTCCCTGAGTACACCTCAGATACCAAAAAAGGGCAAGGGCATGCTTCACTAAAGTCCCATCTGAATGACTACCCTATTTCTCCCCCTTACCCATCTCACTGCCAACTGGGCCCAAAGCGGCCACCTCTCTGGGGTAAACACCAAATGCATGTGCTGTTTTTTTCCCTCAGGATGTTTGATGTGGGAGGGCAAAGATCGGAGAGAAAGAAGTGGATCCACTGCTTTGAGGGAGTCACCTGCATAATTTTCTGTGCGGCCCTCAGTGCCTATGACATGGTGCTAGTGGAGGATGACGAAGTGGTAAGTGGCCTTTGCACCAAGAGCTTTGATAGTTGCCCTGTGACCCTTCCTCTAAGCTTTGTGTCACCAATTCTTCAACTTGGGTGATTTCAAGACAGCCAAGCAGTCCTCTAACAGCCAAATCAACATCTCTGGCAAATAATTCTAGAAAAACCTCCTCTTTTACAGGCTCCAGGTTAGCACTTTAGAGCTCCAGATTTACTGGGAGTGAGCTTGGTCTCAGATCAGACATCCAAGAAGCACTTGGATATCACATAGCTCACAAGAGGAATTGAGTATTAAGGAGACAAGGGATCACAATTGGGTTTGTAAAGCACAGGAGTTACACTTTGGACTTTCCCAGGCTGCCTATGGAAATAAAGGATAGGAGGTGAAAACGATAGAGCAGAAAAACAATGTATGATGTGTATCTCTGTGCAACATGATAGAGGGGCTGGACTACTAACCTCACTTGGAAGCCTAAATATGTACTGTCAACAGGACTAAGGAGAGACTGGCAAATGAGGTTTCTCACATGCCACTTAAATTGGCAGGTGGAAGACTACCTGAGGGTGAGTCTCTTGAGCCTGCAGAGTTTAACAGGAGCTCTGCAGGCCCAGGGTCAGCCCAGCCAGTTACCTTTGGAGTTTGAGACAGAGGATATCACCGCATGGAAAATGCTAATGGAGGCCCACAGCTTACTGATATCAGACAAAGCTCCTACACTCCCATCCCTTGCTCcagttcttctcccttctccttagTAGTTTAAGTTCACATGAGAGCTCTGTATCTTCTATGCAAATTCATTTTCAAGATCTCTTCCATCTTTAACCCTGAAGTCTATGAGGTTTTAAGGGGTTCTGCAGGAGTATTAGCAATGACAAAGGGCCACAAAAAgtagatttgttttctttcttcattagaTGAAAAGATTCAGCCCAAGTCAGCTAACAGCATACTTCAAATCCTAAAGGCCCGCTCCCTGAAAACTGGTCTGGGGAACTGGCAACATCTAGATTCCGCAGATACATAGCACCACTTCTCACTCACTCAGAGTGGCaatcagaggaggaaagaaagcagaagtgCTTGTGGTGTGGCACTGAGAAATTCTCTAGCCCTCACCCTTTGACACCAAGGCAATAATCCCTATTATGTTCCCGCCCAAACTGAGATCCAGGACTCTGTAACAGAAGCCTAGCAAAGtcatcctggaaaaaaaaatcatcctggaGACACAAACGGGCACATAACTCAGGCTTAGTTTCAACCGTGTATCAGCAGCACTTACGGGCATCGAAGTTCCTCGCAGTGCCCTGGCAGCCTAAGATCAGCATAACATTTATTGTACACCTATACGCCAGCCACTATCATGGACCCTACATACATGATCCCATCAAACTTCCGTAATAACCCTATGAGATAGGGAAATGGAAACTCAGAAAAGCTCAGTAATctgccccaagtcacacagctatgaCAGAACGAAGATTAGAAGGGCAGCTGTATCTCTTGGGCTCTATCCCACCACACCAATAGGAGATAAGCTGTTCCTCTTACATTCGGAGCACTAGTCTCTCCAAGGGGAACAAGAACAGGAAGTAGACAATACCCCATCAGCTCAATCTGAAATCTCTGATGGTGTTTCCTCCTACTAGAATCGTATGCATGAGTCATTGCACCTCTTCAACAGCATATGTAACCACAAGTTCTTTGCGGCTACTTCCATTGTCCTCTTTCTCAACAAGAAGGACCTCTTTGAGGACAAAATCAAGAAAGTCCATCTCAGCATTTGTTTTCCAGAGTATGATGGTAAGTGTCAAGGGCTGGAGACAAGGGTAATGATTTCTTGGTAATGACTGGTGATTGCCTCGTTTCCTATACCAAGGAGACACGAAGGAACCTGTCTTTAAGGAGTACTAAGTGTAACTCCTTTGCTTTGCTGGGTTTGATGATCCCTTATCCCTTTAATACTCAGTTACTCTTATGAGCTTTGTGATGTCCAACTGATACTTGGATGTCTAATCTGAGAAACTTGGGTATTCAGTCATAGGTTTAAATTCAGATGTCCCTGGAACAGAACAGATGTTAGATGCAGGAGAGCCACTGACTGTTCAAATGATACCTAACAGAAATCAAGGGTGGAGACACAGAGATCCTGCTCCTCAATTTCGTTGTTCAACTCAAGTGATAAACACTGGAGTACAATAAAGGAGAGGACCCTCCCTCTAAAAACAGGCCCCCAACTGCAGCTGTCCAACACACTTTGAGGATCAAATTGGTCACGTAAAAAGTAAGTGAGCAGCTAAGAAGGGTTCATTTATCCCACTTCTTCACTATTTTTTCTGGGAAACCAGGAAACAACTCTTATGAAGATGCAGGGAATTACATCAAGAGTCAATTCCTTGACCTCAACATGCGAAAAGATGTCAAAGAAATCTACAGTCACATGACCTGTGCTACAGACACGCAGAATGTCAAATTTGTATTTGATGCAGTTACAGATATTATCAtcaaagaaaatctcaaggaCTGTGGGCTCTTTTAATTCTTACCACTCTTCAAGTACACATCCCATAACCAGGCTTGGAATCTGGCTAATTTCAAGCAGAAAAGCATAGATCAATATACCATGGCATGAAGAGTGAATCCATTCTCCTTTAGAGATGGACTTATACATGATCGCAACTGTGTCCCGTATGTTCTTTTCAAAGTGGGATAGCTAGTGCAGTTTAAAGAGCACAAGGCCAGGAGTCAGAAGACCCAGGTGCCAGTACTGGTTCTTGAACTTACTACAAGGTATaagtatttcatttctctgagccttgaGTCACTCATCTATAAAGATAACTACTACTTCACAGGGTTATTCTAATGATCACAAACATAAACTGAAGGGAAGGCGCATAAAAGCTGTGTGGTTAGAGTCACAGAAAGAAATCCTATATAAAAGCAGCCACTTAGGAAATTCAAGACAAAATTTTTAGATGAACTATCCAAGGAAAGCAGCAAACCTTCCCTACGTTCtgcaaaataaacaattaaaaacaagacCTCAATAAACCTACCACCATTTTTTACAGACTCTCTGTACCTTAGCTCAGAGATCTGAATCACTGGATTGGAGATGTAAGTTTCTAAGGTACACGTCCAAAACCGATCATCTTTATTAAACAGACTATCCCTCTGCAAGCCGCCCAACTGCCATCTCTCTGTAAGTAACTGTCTCAGGTat
Proteins encoded in this region:
- the GNAT2 gene encoding guanine nucleotide-binding protein G(t) subunit alpha-2 yields the protein MGSGASAEDKELAKRSKELEKKLQEDADKEAKTVKLLLLGAGESGKSTIVKQMKIIHQDGYTPEECLEYKSIIYGNVLQSILAIIRAMSTLGIDYAEPSCADTGRQLNHLADSTEEGTMPPELVEVIRKLWKDGGVQACFDRAAEYQLNDSASYYLNQLDRITAPDYLPNEQDVLRSRVKTTGIIETKFSVKDLNFRMFDVGGQRSERKKWIHCFEGVTCIIFCAALSAYDMVLVEDDEVNRMHESLHLFNSICNHKFFAATSIVLFLNKKDLFEDKIKKVHLSICFPEYDGNNSYEDAGNYIKSQFLDLNMRKDVKEIYSHMTCATDTQNVKFVFDAVTDIIIKENLKDCGLF